The DNA window ACTACTTCCAAAATATCCTTCTCCAAATTTGAGATCCGCTTTTCAGTGTGATTAACACCAACTTGACGAAGCAGTGCTTTTTTAGCGAGTTTCAATGCCATGTCTGACGTTCCTCCAATTCCTACACCTACCACCATTGGAGGGCATGGTTTACCGCCTGCAGATAATACAGTTTCCAGTACAAAATCTTTAATACCGGCTTCACCTTCTCCTGGAAGAGCCATTTTAAGTGCATTATTGTTTTCAGAACCAAAACCTTTAGGAAAAACAGTAATCTCCAGAGAATCAGTGTTAACCAGTTCAACATCAATTTGGGGGATAAATCTTCCAATGTTATTTCCAGTGTTACGACGGGTTAAAGGATCAACCACATTAGGGCGGAGTGGAATCTCTTCAGTTCCCCTTTTAACCCCATTGATAATACCATTAACAATACCTTCATGGTTGTTTTCTACTTCCACTTTCCCATATTTAACAAAAATTATGGGAAGTCCAGTATCTTGGCAAAGAGGGATTCCCCCATTTTCAGCAGCATCTACATTGTCTAAAATGGCTTTGAGATTAAGAAGAGCAGTTTCATCTTCTTCTAAGTCATATGCAGTCTTAAGTGCTTTTTTAACATCATCAGGAAGCTTTATAACTGCTTCCTTAAACAAGCGACATACTGCCTCTTCCACCATCTTTTGTCTAATCATAGGATCAGTATATAAAAATTCAGTTATTTAAATCTTAAGTGAATATGATGTTATGTTTAAATTTATTTTAAAAAAAATAGTAATCAGATTCCAATTTTTAAAAAAATAAAGTATAATATGAAATAAAAAGATGATCAAATCAATATTTCATGATCATCTTAACTTTTTCCAGTTCTTTAGCTATTCTATCCCTTTTATCGGTTAAAATATCTTCAGAACTCATTTTCAGAGCTTCTTTAGGACACACGGAAACACATAATGGCTTATCTAGTCCAACACATAGGTCACATTTGCTGGCTACTCCACACTCATCCAATTGGATGGCCCCTATAGGACAAGCATCCCTGCAAAGTCCGCATCCAATGCAAGCTTCTTCATTGATTACAACTGCTCCTTCAACTTTTTCAATGGCTCCTTCAG is part of the Methanobacterium sp. genome and encodes:
- a CDS encoding fumarate hydratase, with translation MIRQKMVEEAVCRLFKEAVIKLPDDVKKALKTAYDLEEDETALLNLKAILDNVDAAENGGIPLCQDTGLPIIFVKYGKVEVENNHEGIVNGIINGVKRGTEEIPLRPNVVDPLTRRNTGNNIGRFIPQIDVELVNTDSLEITVFPKGFGSENNNALKMALPGEGEAGIKDFVLETVLSAGGKPCPPMVVGVGIGGTSDMALKLAKKALLRQVGVNHTEKRISNLEKDILEVVNSTGIGPMGMGGKTTALDVKIEYADTHTAGLPIGVCIQCWSARRATGILKP
- a CDS encoding 4Fe-4S binding protein, which produces MKELISRPELCDECGKCERVCPKNAIRVVQGVPVFCLHCAEDRAPCMIVCPEGAIEKVEGAVVINEEACIGCGLCRDACPIGAIQLDECGVASKCDLCVGLDKPLCVSVCPKEALKMSSEDILTDKRDRIAKELEKVKMIMKY